From the Myxococcales bacterium genome, one window contains:
- a CDS encoding D-tyrosyl-tRNA(Tyr) deacylase, whose protein sequence is MRAVVQRVSSARIAVDEETVGEIGPGLLALVGVGREDDLSDAEELAKKIVHLRVFADADGRMNRSLLDCGYSLALVSQFTLYGDARKGRRPYFGAAAPPEVAAPLIESLATAVRSLGVQVACGRFQAHMDVSLVNEGPVTILLDTKRLF, encoded by the coding sequence GTGCGAGCCGTCGTCCAACGAGTGAGTTCAGCCCGCATCGCGGTGGATGAAGAAACCGTCGGTGAAATCGGACCGGGGCTGTTGGCGCTGGTAGGGGTCGGGCGCGAAGACGACTTGTCCGACGCTGAGGAATTGGCCAAGAAAATTGTCCATCTCAGAGTCTTCGCCGATGCGGACGGTCGCATGAATCGCTCGCTGCTCGACTGCGGGTACAGTCTCGCGTTGGTCTCTCAATTCACCCTCTACGGCGATGCGCGGAAGGGACGCCGTCCGTATTTCGGTGCCGCCGCCCCCCCCGAGGTTGCCGCTCCTTTGATCGAGAGTTTGGCGACCGCAGTCCGCTCGCTCGGGGTTCAGGTCGCATGTGGGAGGTTTCAGGCCCACATGGATGTAAGCCTGGTGAACGAGGGCCCAGTGACCATTCTGCTCGATACCAAAAGACTTTTCTGA
- a CDS encoding class I SAM-dependent methyltransferase has translation MSPNTPLAKASILLTEHIEEVRAAALKGRVVDLACGSGRHTLLLAKAGIPVLGLDRNRDHLRELEAGARQLGDKVTTVRCDLETQHGIPVRPGSCGAILVFRFLFRPLAAAIEEALRPGGILLYETFALAHRETGRGPRRKEFFLEPDELPALFPNLEVISYREGPDAGTPPDITARLLARKPD, from the coding sequence GTGAGCCCCAATACGCCCCTGGCCAAAGCCTCCATATTGTTGACTGAGCACATCGAAGAGGTTCGGGCTGCCGCCCTGAAGGGCCGGGTAGTCGACCTGGCCTGTGGGAGCGGACGCCACACCCTGTTGTTGGCGAAGGCCGGCATCCCCGTGCTGGGATTGGACCGAAACCGCGACCATTTGAGAGAACTGGAAGCCGGGGCCCGGCAGCTCGGCGACAAAGTCACCACGGTGCGCTGCGATCTGGAAACCCAGCACGGAATCCCAGTGCGACCGGGGAGTTGCGGAGCAATCCTCGTGTTTCGCTTTCTGTTCCGGCCGCTCGCCGCGGCAATCGAAGAAGCGCTGCGCCCGGGAGGCATCCTGCTCTACGAAACCTTTGCCCTGGCGCATCGAGAGACCGGGCGGGGACCGCGGCGCAAAGAGTTCTTTCTCGAACCGGACGAGCTACCGGCGCTGTTTCCCAACCTCGAAGTCATCTCGTATCGAGAAGGCCCCGACGCCGGGACGCCTCCCGATATCACCGCCCGGTTGCTGGCGCGCAAGCCCGACTGA
- the queG gene encoding tRNA epoxyqueuosine(34) reductase QueG, with product MKSMALALGADLVGICAARATPESRQLGSWLARGYAGTMDYLARTAEKRQDPEKLFEGAQSMIVIGMTYDPAPAPGAGEPDLPAQPDDARGRVARYAVGDDYHEVLADRLHALAAGIEALVEAPVSSRVYVDTGPVIERVAAAYAGIGWVGKNTCLIHPDLGSYLFLGVLVTGLQLDFDVQTEDLCGTCTACLDACPTDALESPRVLNATRCISYTTIEDPGPIPEALRRAHGDLVYGCDICQEVCPWNSRRARSWPDDPLGLHARLEARDEWASPTLAWILDLDEAAWQRATRASAMRRSKRRGLLRNALVAAGNSQDLSLRPQVERLAAGDDPLLAEHARWAIEQWNGTGA from the coding sequence GTGAAGTCGATGGCGCTCGCTCTCGGCGCCGATCTGGTGGGGATCTGTGCCGCCCGCGCAACTCCGGAGAGTCGGCAGCTCGGCAGTTGGCTGGCTCGAGGGTATGCGGGGACGATGGACTACCTCGCCCGCACAGCGGAAAAACGGCAAGACCCCGAGAAGTTGTTCGAAGGCGCCCAGAGCATGATCGTCATTGGGATGACGTACGACCCGGCGCCGGCCCCCGGAGCCGGCGAACCCGATCTCCCGGCCCAGCCCGATGACGCTCGCGGCAGGGTGGCCCGCTACGCCGTGGGCGATGACTACCACGAGGTTTTGGCGGACCGATTGCACGCGCTTGCGGCGGGCATCGAGGCACTCGTCGAAGCACCGGTTTCGAGCCGGGTCTACGTCGATACCGGCCCAGTCATCGAGCGGGTTGCCGCGGCCTATGCGGGAATTGGCTGGGTGGGGAAGAACACCTGCCTGATTCATCCCGACCTGGGCTCGTATCTTTTTCTGGGCGTTCTCGTGACCGGCCTGCAACTCGATTTCGACGTGCAGACCGAGGACCTGTGCGGCACTTGTACGGCGTGTCTCGATGCATGCCCGACCGACGCCCTCGAGTCGCCTCGCGTATTGAACGCGACTCGCTGCATTTCCTACACGACCATCGAGGACCCGGGCCCGATCCCCGAAGCACTCCGCCGTGCCCACGGCGATCTGGTGTACGGCTGCGACATTTGCCAAGAGGTGTGCCCCTGGAATTCTAGACGCGCCCGTTCGTGGCCGGACGATCCCCTCGGCTTGCATGCCCGGTTGGAAGCTCGCGACGAATGGGCCAGCCCAACGCTTGCCTGGATTCTCGATCTCGACGAAGCCGCCTGGCAGCGGGCGACCCGCGCGAGTGCAATGCGCCGCAGCAAACGCCGAGGTCTGCTCCGCAATGCGCTGGTGGCCGCGGGGAATTCCCAGGACCTGTCGCTTCGGCCCCAGGTCGAGAGGTTGGCCGCCGGGGACGATCCATTGCTGGCCGAGCACGCCCGCTGGGCGATCGAGCAATGGAATGGCACCGGTGCTTGA
- the dcd gene encoding dCTP deaminase gives MSVLTRDVILEEIAAGRLKITPLEESQVGTASIDLTLGDEIRQIIPVAGAIDIVEDTDYRQHTQVVSLDSPYVLHPGETIHGITRELVELPPNLCGFLEGRSRYARLGLMIHVTSALVQPGVCNRQVLELSNVSSQPLRIHAGVRICQLVVMRTEGQATYAGRFSNQHEV, from the coding sequence ATGTCGGTTCTGACCCGCGACGTCATCCTCGAAGAGATCGCCGCAGGGCGTTTGAAGATCACACCACTCGAAGAGAGCCAGGTGGGCACGGCATCAATCGACCTGACCCTCGGTGACGAAATCCGGCAGATCATTCCGGTGGCGGGCGCCATCGACATCGTCGAAGACACCGACTACCGCCAGCACACCCAGGTCGTTTCCCTCGACTCGCCGTACGTCCTTCACCCCGGTGAGACGATTCACGGCATCACCCGCGAGTTGGTGGAACTGCCACCGAACCTGTGCGGCTTTCTCGAGGGGCGAAGTCGCTATGCCCGACTCGGCTTGATGATCCACGTGACCTCGGCGCTGGTGCAGCCAGGCGTCTGCAACCGCCAGGTTCTCGAACTGAGCAACGTTTCGAGTCAGCCGCTCCGCATCCACGCCGGAGTTCGGATCTGCCAGTTGGTCGTGATGCGCACCGAGGGCCAGGCGACCTACGCTGGGCGATTTTCGAATCAACACGAAGTCTGA
- a CDS encoding glycerophosphodiester phosphodiesterase: MPHAFFDVSHPVIIGHRGAAGSAPENTLVSFAKGLALGAEILESDIHATRDGVPVLIHDPYVGRVTEGTAQVEDLTLDQLRELDAGHYFSTDAGKSFPQRGQGVCIPTLEQAFEAFPDAHFNLEIKANPVNLVGRVIELVEKFDRASRTLLTAGENPIMLELRRERSTRGSRFAIGASTADVLSVVRAAIERKKAPEDVMALQIPEEFADRPLVTRELIEFAHDAEIAVHVWTINEPDAMRRLLALGVDGLVTDHPERMAALLDRA, encoded by the coding sequence ATGCCACACGCCTTCTTTGACGTTTCGCACCCGGTCATCATCGGTCACCGGGGCGCCGCCGGCAGCGCGCCGGAGAACACGCTGGTCTCGTTCGCGAAGGGCCTGGCCCTCGGAGCCGAAATTCTGGAGAGCGACATTCACGCGACCCGGGACGGCGTGCCGGTCCTGATCCACGATCCCTACGTCGGCCGCGTCACCGAAGGGACGGCCCAGGTTGAAGATCTCACTCTCGATCAACTTCGCGAGCTCGACGCCGGGCACTACTTCAGTACGGACGCTGGCAAGAGCTTTCCTCAACGCGGGCAAGGCGTTTGCATCCCGACTCTCGAACAGGCATTCGAGGCGTTTCCGGACGCCCACTTCAATCTCGAGATCAAAGCCAACCCCGTGAATCTGGTCGGTCGGGTGATCGAACTGGTCGAGAAATTTGATCGCGCCAGCCGCACCCTGCTCACCGCGGGCGAAAATCCGATCATGCTCGAGCTGCGGCGGGAACGAAGCACCCGGGGTAGCCGCTTCGCAATCGGAGCTTCGACGGCTGACGTTCTCTCAGTGGTGCGGGCCGCCATCGAAAGAAAAAAAGCGCCTGAGGATGTGATGGCCCTGCAGATCCCGGAGGAGTTCGCTGACCGGCCCCTGGTCACTCGGGAACTGATCGAGTTCGCCCACGACGCCGAGATCGCGGTGCATGTCTGGACCATCAACGAGCCGGACGCGATGCGCCGTCTGCTCGCCCTCGGTGTAGACGGGCTCGTGACCGACCATCCGGAACGCATGGCGGCGCTGCTGGATCGAGCGTGA